The Tripterygium wilfordii isolate XIE 37 chromosome 21, ASM1340144v1, whole genome shotgun sequence genome segment ATGGGTTTTCCTAGAGCAAGAGCAGAGGAAGCTCTGAGACGAGTCGAAACAAACAATGTTGAAATGGCAATGGAATGGTTATTTACTCATGCTGAGGATCCAGTGCAAGAGGATGATGAACTGGCTCGGGCACTTGCTCTTTCATTAGGAAGCTCATCAGAAGCATCTAAAGTTGATAGTGTGGATAAATCACCGGATGTCATGGCTGAGGAGTTGCAGACAAAAGCCCCCCCTGTTGATGATATTCTTGCTGCATCTATGAAGTTGTTTCAGAGTAGTGATCAGATGGCATTCCTGTTGACAGATTTGCTTGTGACCCTTTGCAATAGGAACAAAGGCGAAGACCGTCCAAGGGTGGCAACTTATCTTATTCAGCAGATGAAGGTCTGCCAGTTTGATTTTTCAAAGGATACCACTCCACTGAGTATGATATCACATATCATTGCATTGCTACTTTCCGAGGATGGGAATATACGAGATATTGCTGCACAGAATGGGATTGTACCTGCTGCATTGGATATTTTAATGAGCTTCAAGGCTGGAAATGCATCGGGTAATGAGATTTTGTCCCCGAAATGCATCAGTTCTCTACTGCTTGTCTTGGACAGCCTGTTGCAGTCCAGGCCCAGAATCATTTCCGAAACTCCTGAAGAAAATCAGGCAAGACCATCCCCTGACACATCAATCCCAGTTTTAGTTGCGGAGGAAAAATCTACATCAGATGTGAAAGAAGGTACTACGGCATTTGAAGAAGTTCTGGGGAAATCTACAGGATTCCTGACTGTTGAAGAGAGTCAGAAGGTACTACTGATTGCTTGCGACCTAGTCAAACAGCATGTCCCAGCTGTGATTATGCAGGCTGTTCTTCAGATATGCGCTAGATTGACCAAAACTCATGCACTGGCATTGCAATTCCTTGAAAATGGTGGTTTGGCTGctctcttttctcttcctagaaGTTGTTTCTTCCCTGGTTATGACTCTGTTGCATCTGCTATCATTCGGCATCTTCTTGAAGATCCTCAGACATTACAAACAGCCATGGAATTGGAGATACGACAAACTTTGAGTGCAAACCGGCATGCAGGTCGCCTTTCTCCCCGAGCATTTTTGACATCAATGGCACCGGTTATTTCTAGAGATCCTGCAGTTTTTATGAAAGCTGCAGCTGCAGTTTGTCAGTTGGATTCATCAGGAGGGAGGACTTTTGTGGtgttattaaaagaaaaagagaaggaaaaggaaaaatcaaAAGCACCGGGCATGGAGCTTGGATTATCTTCTAATGAGCCTGTCCGGATATCTGAAAGTAAGTTACATGATGGATCAAATAAATGTACCAAAGGTCATAAGAAGATCCCTACCAATATTACTCAAGTTATTGATCAGCTTCTTGAGATTGTCTTGAAATACCCTTTGCCAAAAAGTCAGGACGATTGTAAGAGTTCTATGGAGGTAGATGAACCTACTACCAAGGTCAAGGGTAAGTCAAAGGTTGATGAGAATGAGACATTGAAAAAGGAATCTGAATCTGAGAAATCTGCTGCATTGGCTAAGATAACCTTTGTTCTCAAGTTACTGAGTGATATACTTCTTATGTATGTGCATGCGGCAGGGGTTATACTGAGGAGGGATTTAGAAATGGGCCAACTCCGAGGATCTAATCAAACAGATTCTCATGGACATGGTGGGATAGTATATCATGTTTTGCATCGGCTGCTTCCAGTATCAACAGATAAATCTGCGGGACCTGATGAATGGAGAGACAAATTGTCCGAGAAGgcttcttggtttcttgtggtTTTGTGTGGTCGTTCTGGTGAGGGTCGGAGGCGTGTCATTAATGAACTTGCGAAAGCCTTATCTTCCTTTTCAAATTCCGTGAGCAATTCAACCAATACCAATTTATTGCCTGATAAAAAGGTTTTCGCTCTGGCTGATCTAGCATATtcaattttgtcaaaaaatGCTTCCTCTGCTAATTTACCAGGTTCTGGGTGCTCACCAGATATAGCAAAAAGCATGATAGATGGAGGAATGATTCGGTGTCTTACTGGCATTCTTCAAGTGATAGATTTGGATCATCCTGATGCCCCCAAAATTGTTAATCTTATACTTAAGTCTTTGGAAAGCCTTACAAGGGCTGCTAATTCTAGTGAGCAAATTTTTAAATCTGAGGAGCTGATGAGGAAGAGATCAGCTGAGTCAAGTGCTAGACATGATGATCACATTACAATATTGGCTGCTGAAATCACAGAACCTGTTCAGAATAGCCGCGGTCTACTAGAAGTAGCAGATGCTGTGGAAACTGAACAAGAGCATCAGGGAACCACTCTAAGGGAAGGAAATCGTGATCCAAATGCAGATCAGACAGCTGAGCAGGAGATGAGAATAGAAGCAGAACAAGCGATGGCTGGCAACCAATCTTTGGATCTTGGGATGAGTTTCATGCATGAAGGGATAGAAGAAAGTGGTGTGCTAGGCAACCCTGATCAAATTGAGATGACTTTTCGGGTTGAGAATAGGGCAGATGACGACATTGTTGATGAGGATGATGACATGggagatgatggtgatgatgatgaggatgatgaggagGGGGACGATGAGGATGAAGATATAGCTGAAGATGGTGCCGGGATGATGTCGTTAGCTGATACGGACATGGAAGACCACGATGATACTGGTTTGGGAGATGACTTCCATGATgaaatgattgatgatgaagatgatgagttTCATGAGAACCGTGTCATAGAGGTAAGGTGGAGGGAAGCCCTCGATGGTTTAGATCATTTACAGGTGCTTGGTCAGCCGGGGGCTGGAAGTGGTCTTATTAATGTTGCAGCTGAACCTTTTGAAGGGGTGAATGTGGATGATCTTTTCGGTCTTCGCAGGCCAGTGGCATTTGAACGTCGGCGTCAGGCTGTTAGGTCTTCCTTTGAACGTTCTGCTACTGATGTGAATGGATTTCAACATCCCCTACTCTCAAGACCATCCCAGTCAGGAGATTTTGGCTCAGTGTTGTCAGCAGGGGGGAATTCATCCCGAGAATTAGATACTCTCTCTGGTGGGAGCTTTGATGTGGCTCACTTCTACATGTTTGATGCTCCTGTTCTTCCCTACGATCATGCATCAAGTAGTATCTTTGGTGATCGTCTGGGTAATGGAGCACCCCCTCCTTTGACAGATTATTCAGTAGGTATGGACTCATTGCAGTTATCTGGACGAAGAGCGCAAGGTGATACTCGATGGACAGATGATGGTCAGCCACAAGGTAGTGCACAAGCTGCTGCAATTGCTCAGGCATTGGAAGAACAGTTCCTATCTCGATTGCCAAGTATTTCTCCAGTCAGCCATCCTAGTGAAAGGGCATCCCAGAATTCAGGAGTCCTGGATCAATCATCGGATGCTCCTCTATCCAATGATGGTCAAGTAATTATAGAAGGTGATAATACCAACAGCCAGCAAAGTGAAGGTCGGCATCAGGAAAATGGAAACGAAGTTATAAACCAACCTAATCCATCAGAGCAAAGTAGTCCTTTGGGAGGACAAGTCAATGCTCAGTCTGCGGTGGAAGATGCTGATGGATGTCCACAGGCACATGAGCCAATGTTGATTCAACCAATTTCTCTAATCAGTGCACCCAATGGCCATGATAGCATGGAAATTGGGGAAGATGTTGGCACTGCACATGTGCAAGTAGGGGGTGCAATTTCCGAGTTTGTCAACTCATCTGTCGAATCTCAAGCTGGTCTGCAATTTGAAGCGTCTGATAGTCTACATGATGTGGGGGTTGATGGATCTTCTAGAGTAAATTGTCTGGCCAGTAATCCTGTGTTGGCAGATCCTGGCTTAGAAGTCCCTGCTTCAGTTTGTGCAACTGTTGATGTTGATATGAATGGTATTGGTGCTGAAGGAAATCTAGCTGAACAAGGCATTCGTGCTCCTGACCTTGCTGGTGATGAGCCATCTTCTGCGCAAGATACACTAGTGTCTCTGGATGCCAGTCAGGCTGAGCAAACtagtgaaaataatgatgtTCCTGGTGAAAATCCTATTGATCCCACCTTTTTGGAGGCACTTCCTGAAGACCTTCGAGCAGAAGTTCTAGCTTCCCAACAAACTCAATCTGTTCAACCCCCAAATTATGTGCCACCATCAGTGGATGACATTGACCCCGAGTTCTTGGCTGCTCTTCCTCCTGATATCCAAGCAGAAGTTTTGGCCCAACAAAGAGCGCAGAGAGTTGCACAACAGGCTGAAGGACAACCAGTTGACATGGATAATGCTTCAATTATTGCTACTTTTCCTGCTGATTTGCGTGAAGAGGTATGCATTTGGAATTTTTAATCTATTTTCATCTGAACTGGGATAAccttttttgtttatgttttattGTTGTAGGTACTGTTGACTTCCTCAGAAGCAGTTTTGTCAGCGTTGCCTTCTCCTTTACTCGCTGAAGCACAAATGTTAAGGGACCGAGCAATGAGTCATTATCATGCTCGCAGCATTTTTGGAAGCAGCCACAGGCTAAACAGCCGGAGGAATGGTTTAGGCTTCGATAGACAGACGGTGATGGACAGGGGGGTTGGGGTTACACTTGGACGAAGGGCAGCTTCTGCTATTGCAGATAGCTTGAAGGTGAAGGAAATTGACGGCGAGCCTCTAGTGGATGCTGATGCATTGAAAGCTTTGATCAGGCTTTTAAGATTGGCTCAGGTAAATGTAACTTTCTAACTTTTAATTTAGTGCACAATTTGCACAACCTTAACCCCCGCATATGCAAGATTTGATAATTAAAGAGCAAGATTCGCATTAAGATGGAAACATAGGATTCTTTAACATTTATTAGTTCCTAGATGAGagagtttttttctttaatggTTATTTTATAATTGCTCGTCAATTAATTATTTCTATAGTTTCTTTAGTGGTATTAAGTACTTATCAGAACTAGATAAGTGGTAGCAGAAGCTGCTAAAGTCATCAATGGAAAACAcaaatttatatgtatatgatttTTTCTTGTAGAATTTAATAGTACTGACAAAAGTTGTTGGATCTCAAACTATAAACCTATGTAATAAAACGTTAAGAATGTGATTAATGTTTGGCCTCATGTCATTCCATCTAGACTAAATATCCTTTCCCTCCCtttcttaaaaaaagaagagaaacaagTGTCAAAATGGCTTCCCCATGAAGGTGATATGGCAATGAAGTAAATTTCAAGGCATGAACATTTGGGAAATTTGAATGCTCATATTTGATATGATAACTATGCTGCTCTTGAAGCTAgaattatgtgtgtatatatattttggaacccgggggggggggggggggggggggggtcagTCTTCTCTTAATAGATGTGTCAttcaagaattttctttttatctaCATTGTGtctatatgtacatgtatacatatataccgTCAACTTTTAGTATACCTCACGTTTCTAACTGTTGTTTTTTCGCATGTGATCAGCCCCTTGGTAAAGGCCTCCTACAAAGGCTTTTGTTGAATTTATGTGCACATAGTGGTACAAGGGCGATTCTAGTACGTCTTTTGCTGGATATGATTAAACCTGAAGCTGATGGTTTCGCCAGTGGATTGGCAACAATTAATTCCCAGAGGCTTTATGGTTGCCAATCAAATGTTGTTTATGGTCGATCACAGTTGTTAGATGGTATTCTTATAGTCTGATTTGGTCATCTTTATATGCATTATTTAAGTTTAACTTGTTAACCTTGTTCTTtggagaggtttttttttttttcccctcttagTGTTGCATTATATTCTCGATCACTCGGCTAACCTTCTTGATTTTGTCCTTTACCAGGTCTTCCTCCACTTGTGTTGCGTCGAGTCCTTGAAATTCTTACTTATTTGGCTACCAATCATTCAGCTGTTGCAAGGTTGTTGTTTTATTTGGATCCCACACTGGTTCCAGAGCCTTTTAGTTCTAATCTTTTGGGAACCAAACTAGACAAAGGCAAGGAAAAGGTTGTGGATGTTGGAGCTTCATCAGAAGCTTCAGAAAAGTCGGTTGATGAACATGATGTTCCATTGATACTGTTCCTGAAGCTCCTTAATCGGCCACTTCTTTTACGCAGCACTGCGCAGCTTGAGCAGGTAATTCATCTGAAGTGGTTTAATTATTTTACTATTTCTAAATGTATGTTGAATCAGTGTTCATATTTGGTGATTATTCGAGTGGAATTCTGGAGGATATTTGTCTTTTCAACCTTTAGAAAAGTATATGTACATGACATAAAACAGGGAGACATCAAGCGGTGACTTCATTATATAATTCCTTTTTTCTCCCTATCAGTTCGTCCCAAATAGAATTAAAATGAATAGCTAATAATACGTGTTATGTATGGCCTTGTTCTTAGACTACTCACATTTTAACACAGTTTCTTCACATCAATAAGTTGAGCAACCAAATAGTAGTTAAACTGTTGACTACATTTCCTCAATAGGGAGATGAAATAGGTTCTCAGGCTCTTTTTGCTACTATGTTTCCCAGTAGAGGGTGGTTCAAAAGAACATCAAAACTTGCCCCTTTTGTTTATGGTGTATGATTTGGTTTATATTGCTCTGAATTTTAAGTTGGTGATTGCTCGAAATATTTTACTTTAATTCACAATTTTGATCTAATGTAATGATGTCTGTGATGTAACTTTCTTATTGAACAGGTTATGGGTTTGCTTCAAGTAGTTGTACGTACAGCAGCTTCAAAATTGGAGTGTCAATCACAATCTGAACATGGGAGAGGCAATTCACAAGAATTGCCTGTTAATGAAATGGAGGGTGATGTTCAGAAAGATCCCACTTCATTGGAACTCGAGTCGGGTGTGGTCGATAAATGTGCCAACACTGAGTTATTAAATTCCGATAAAAAGAGGGACATCAGTACTTTTCACATCTTTTTGCAACTGCCACAATCTGATTTGCGCAATCTATGCCACCTTCTTGGTCATGAAGGGTATTAACCTTGCTGTGTATTTATCTCTTAATGTTTTTAAAGTTCATTTCCTTTCTCCTCATTTTCCTACCGCAGTGAATCAGTAAACTGATTCACAATATGCTAACATTCTCTGTTAACTCAGGCTGTCAGATAAAGTTTACACATTAGCAGGAGAGGTTTTAAAGAAGTTGGCCTCAGTTGCTGCCTCCCACAGGAGATTCTTTACTTCTGAGCTATCACAGTTGGCTCATGGTTTGAGCTGTTCTGCTGTCAGTGAACTTGTTACATTGAGAAATACACACATGCTTGGTCTGAGTGCTGGTTCCATGGCTGGGGCTGCAACCCTCCGTGTACTGCAAGCACTTAGCTCACTCATTTCGACTAGTGTTGGTGAAAATAAGGGTCCAGATaatgatgaggaagaagaggagcaAATCACAATGTTGAAGTTAAATGTTGCCCTTGAGCCATTGTGGCAGGAATTGAGTGACTGCATTAGTATGGCTGAGACACAGCTTAGTCAGACTTCTTCTACGACTACATTGTCGAGCATAAATGTTGGGGAGCACGTACAAGGGACCTCTTCTTCTCCCCTTCCTCCAGGAACCCAGAGGCTGCTGCCTTTCATTGAGGCTTTCTTTGTTTTATGTGAAAAATTACAACCCTACCATTGCACTGTACAACAGGATCAAGCCACTGTAACAGCCATAGAGGTCAAGGAAGCTGCTGGAAGTTCAACTTCCCTGGCCACAAAATGCAGTGGAGATCCTCAAAAGAAGCTTGATGGTGCTGTCACATTTTCAAGGTTTGCTGAAAAGCACCGTCGACTTTTGAATGCTTTCATTAGACAGAATCCTGCATTGCTGGAGAAATCTCTTTCTATGATCCTGAAGGCACGTAGACTGATTGATTTTGACAACAAGAAAGCTTATTTCCGCTCTAGAATAAGGCAACAGCATGAGCATCACCTTACTGGTCCACTGCGGATAAGTGTTCGGCGGGCGTATGTTTTGGAGGACTCGTATAATCAGTTACGGATGCGACCAAGTCAGGATTTGAAGGGACGATTGAATGTGCAGTTCCAAGGTGAAGAGGGAATTGATGCTGGGGGTCTGACAAGAGAATGGTATCAGTTACTATCTAGGGTTATCTTTGATAAGGGAGCATTACTTTTCACTACCGTGGGTAACAATGCAACTTTCCAGCCAAATCCCAATTCTGTCTACCAGACTGAGCATCTTTCTTACTTTAAATTTGTTGGTCGTGTGGTAATTATCTGTACTTGGAACTATTTGTTGGTTGAAAGATTAAGGTTGGTGTTTTTATGACAATGAATATCCTGTTGACAGGTTGCGAAGGCCCTGTTTGATGGACAACTTTTGGATGTCTATTTTACTCGGTCCTTTTACAAGCACATTCTTGGTGTAAAGGTGACGTACCATGATATAGAGGCTGTTGACCCTGATTATTACAAGAATTTAAAGTGGATGTTGGAGGTTAGTGAATGTTATTCCCCTCTTATTCACTATGGCTTAATTCCTTGTGCTTCTACTAGTATTTGCTGTGGAGCAATTGTCTTGTAGGGAGTGCTTGTTTATATACAATCTTAATTAAAGCTCACACTCAAAACACTGTGGAATTTTCTGTTTGCAGAATGATGTGAGTGACATACCTGATCTGACGTTTAGCATGGACGCAGATGAGGAAAAGCACATTCTTTACGAGAAAACTGAGGTATGTAAATTCCAAGTATTTACAGTTTCTTTTCCAGGTTCTCTGATATATTGAGAGGCTTCTTTTTAAATTGCTCTCTCAATATCATTTCCTATGTCCCTCCTCCCAAAATTTTACTCCCTCTATACTTATTACCTGCCATCCTTTTTCTGAAAAGGTGACTGATTATGAGCTTAAACCTGGGGGAAGAAATATAAGGGTCACCGAGGAAACGAAGCATGAGTATGTGGACCTTGTTGCTGATCATATATTGACAAATGCTATTCGTGCTCAGATCACCTCCTTCCTAGAAGGTTTTAATGAGTTGGTCCATCCAGAACTCATTTCAATTTTTAATGATAAAGAGCTCGAGCTCTTAATCAGCGGACTTCCTGAAATTGATTGTGAGTcagctttcattttctttatatcagtttgcttttttttttttaaagtattttttatttatctaaaTGGTATTACCACATTATTCCTCTTGCAGTTGAAGATTTGAAGGCCAACACCGAGTATACTGGCTATACAGCAGCATCAAGTGTTGTCCAATGGCTTTGGGAGGTTGTGAATGCTTTCAGCAAGGAGGACATGGCAAGATTGCTGCAGTTTGTCACTGGAACATCAAAGGTAATTGGACATTTGGACAGACCATTGCATACTTGGTGTTTGTGGGTCCAATCCTAAGCCACTAAAACACTTACCAtgggttttcacttttcaggtCCCATTGGAGGGCTTCAAGGCATTGCAGGGTATATCTGGACCACAGAGGTTTCAGATTCACAAGGCATATGGTGCTCCGGAGAGACTTCCTTCAGCTCACACATGGTTAGTTTGGATGATGATACTGGAGTAAAAGTGtcctttatatttttaaatctGTATAGTTTTATTGAATCAGTTGCGCTTCCAATACTTGATtgtttcttccttttgttttttgtttgtttctttagcTTTAATCAGCTGGACCTTCCTGAGTATACTTCTAAGGAACAGCTTCAGGAGCGCTTACTGCTTGCTATACATGAAGGCAGTGAAGGGTTTGGTTTTGGTTAACtgaaattttacatgatttTGTTGCCCCAGCAGTGCTAGCAATTCAATTCATCTTCAAGTCCCTTGTACATGTAAGttgtttttcttgatttaatatttattcaattCCTGTCTGGATTTTCTTTTCATACCCAGTTTTGCCAGCCACTTACATACAAGGTTCAGTGTCTGGCAAACTTCATATGCTTCAGACACTTTCGCTTTGCTACCTTGGACTcatgggttttagggtttatcaTTTGTATGAAGACTTGACCAAAGATACGGGGATCTATACCCCACATCTTCAATATAAGTTGTGCCGTGTGCTGCAATTCATAAAGACTGCACCAGTATCTTTATTTCACATAGCCTGCATCTTTCTCGACTCAGGGGACCAACCAGCCCgaatttgcttcttcttttagCCTAATTGTGTATTATACTGTGTGCAGATAGATGGTGACTTTGCTTCAATGGACAGAACATGGGGAGAGGCAACCACATACAGGTGTTAGAAAAGTGGAATGCAAAGGGATATAGCCCGGAAAACATCGCTATTTGGTAGAATTGGCAGGCGATGAAATATTACTCCACGGTTGCGAGTTGAGCTC includes the following:
- the LOC119989752 gene encoding E3 ubiquitin-protein ligase UPL1 isoform X1; translation: MKLKKRRAVEVPPKIKSFIGSVIATPLENIEEPLKTFVWEFDKGDFHHWVDLFTHFDSFFEKHIKSRKDLLLEDNFLDSDPSFPREAILQILRVIRIILENCTNKHFYSSYEQHLSSLLACTNADVVEACLQTLAAFLKKTIGKYSIRDSSLSSKLFSLAQGWGGKEEGLGLIACAMERGCDPIAYELGCTLHFEFYAVKESSTDSLVGEQLTQGLQIIHLPNINSRLETDLELLDKLVTEYKVPSSLRFSLLTRLRFARAFSSLATRQQYTCICLYAFIVLVQASNDADDLVSFFNSEPEFVNELVSLLSYEDAVPEKIRILSLLSLVALSQDRSRQQTVLTALTSGGHRGILSSLMQKAVKSVISNTSKWSVVFAEALLSLVIVLSSSSSGCSAMREAGFISTLLPLLKDTDPQHLHLVSTAVHILEAFMDYSNPAVALFRELGGLDDTISRLKIEVSRVENGSTQQGEDPTDSVRSFQLIADASSELDDMRPLYSEALVSYHRRLLIKALLHAISLGTYAPGNNTYVYGSEESLLPECLCIIFRRAKDFGGGVFALAATVMSDLIHKDPTCFPALDAAGLPSAFLDAIMDGVLCSCEAIKCIPQCLDALCLNNIGLQAVKDRNALRCFVKIFTSRTYLRALGGDTTGSLSSGLDELMRHASSLRGQGVDAVIEILNAISKVGSGNDASYMSLDPGCSSAPVPMETDTEEKSQVPSEDGESSKMDCVEQITEQSSDSSAVNIELFLPECVSNAARLLETILQNADTCRIFVEKKGVDAVLQLLTLPLMPLSASVGQNISVAFKNFSAQHYAALARTVCSFLRENLKSTNELLNSVGGTQLAVVESLRQTKVLRCLSSLEGIISLSNFLLKGTTTVVSELGASESDVLKDLGKTYREIIWQISLCNDSKVDEKRSCDQEPASTDAAPSSAGRESDDDGNIPMVRYMNPVSIRSSSQSLWGGERDFLSVVRSGEGLHRRSRHGLTRIRVGRGGRHTDALNVDSEIPATVPETSCSQDAKKKSPDVLVFEILSKLASTMRSFFTALVKGFTSPSRRRADAGSLSSASKTLGTALAKTFLEALCFSGYPTSAGLDTSLSVKCRYLGKVVDDMAALTFDVRRRTCYTTMVNNFYVHGTFKELLTTFEATSQLLWTLPYSTTASGIDHEKAGEGSKLSHSTWLLDTLKSYCRELEYFVNSSLLLSSVSASQVQLLVQPVAVGLSIGLFPVPRDPEIFVRMLQAQVLDVILRVWNHPMFPNCSPGFIASIISLVAHVYSGVGDVKRTRIGIAGSTNQRFLPPPPDETTIATIVEMGFPRARAEEALRRVETNNVEMAMEWLFTHAEDPVQEDDELARALALSLGSSSEASKVDSVDKSPDVMAEELQTKAPPVDDILAASMKLFQSSDQMAFLLTDLLVTLCNRNKGEDRPRVATYLIQQMKVCQFDFSKDTTPLSMISHIIALLLSEDGNIRDIAAQNGIVPAALDILMSFKAGNASGNEILSPKCISSLLLVLDSLLQSRPRIISETPEENQARPSPDTSIPVLVAEEKSTSDVKEGTTAFEEVLGKSTGFLTVEESQKVLLIACDLVKQHVPAVIMQAVLQICARLTKTHALALQFLENGGLAALFSLPRSCFFPGYDSVASAIIRHLLEDPQTLQTAMELEIRQTLSANRHAGRLSPRAFLTSMAPVISRDPAVFMKAAAAVCQLDSSGGRTFVVLLKEKEKEKEKSKAPGMELGLSSNEPVRISESKLHDGSNKCTKGHKKIPTNITQVIDQLLEIVLKYPLPKSQDDCKSSMEVDEPTTKVKGKSKVDENETLKKESESEKSAALAKITFVLKLLSDILLMYVHAAGVILRRDLEMGQLRGSNQTDSHGHGGIVYHVLHRLLPVSTDKSAGPDEWRDKLSEKASWFLVVLCGRSGEGRRRVINELAKALSSFSNSVSNSTNTNLLPDKKVFALADLAYSILSKNASSANLPGSGCSPDIAKSMIDGGMIRCLTGILQVIDLDHPDAPKIVNLILKSLESLTRAANSSEQIFKSEELMRKRSAESSARHDDHITILAAEITEPVQNSRGLLEVADAVETEQEHQGTTLREGNRDPNADQTAEQEMRIEAEQAMAGNQSLDLGMSFMHEGIEESGVLGNPDQIEMTFRVENRADDDIVDEDDDMGDDGDDDEDDEEGDDEDEDIAEDGAGMMSLADTDMEDHDDTGLGDDFHDEMIDDEDDEFHENRVIEVRWREALDGLDHLQVLGQPGAGSGLINVAAEPFEGVNVDDLFGLRRPVAFERRRQAVRSSFERSATDVNGFQHPLLSRPSQSGDFGSVLSAGGNSSRELDTLSGGSFDVAHFYMFDAPVLPYDHASSSIFGDRLGNGAPPPLTDYSVGMDSLQLSGRRAQGDTRWTDDGQPQGSAQAAAIAQALEEQFLSRLPSISPVSHPSERASQNSGVLDQSSDAPLSNDGQVIIEGDNTNSQQSEGRHQENGNEVINQPNPSEQSSPLGGQVNAQSAVEDADGCPQAHEPMLIQPISLISAPNGHDSMEIGEDVGTAHVQVGGAISEFVNSSVESQAGLQFEASDSLHDVGVDGSSRVNCLASNPVLADPGLEVPASVCATVDVDMNGIGAEGNLAEQGIRAPDLAGDEPSSAQDTLVSLDASQAEQTSENNDVPGENPIDPTFLEALPEDLRAEVLASQQTQSVQPPNYVPPSVDDIDPEFLAALPPDIQAEVLAQQRAQRVAQQAEGQPVDMDNASIIATFPADLREEVLLTSSEAVLSALPSPLLAEAQMLRDRAMSHYHARSIFGSSHRLNSRRNGLGFDRQTVMDRGVGVTLGRRAASAIADSLKVKEIDGEPLVDADALKALIRLLRLAQPLGKGLLQRLLLNLCAHSGTRAILVRLLLDMIKPEADGFASGLATINSQRLYGCQSNVVYGRSQLLDGLPPLVLRRVLEILTYLATNHSAVARLLFYLDPTLVPEPFSSNLLGTKLDKGKEKVVDVGASSEASEKSVDEHDVPLILFLKLLNRPLLLRSTAQLEQVMGLLQVVVRTAASKLECQSQSEHGRGNSQELPVNEMEGDVQKDPTSLELESGVVDKCANTELLNSDKKRDISTFHIFLQLPQSDLRNLCHLLGHEGLSDKVYTLAGEVLKKLASVAASHRRFFTSELSQLAHGLSCSAVSELVTLRNTHMLGLSAGSMAGAATLRVLQALSSLISTSVGENKGPDNDEEEEEQITMLKLNVALEPLWQELSDCISMAETQLSQTSSTTTLSSINVGEHVQGTSSSPLPPGTQRLLPFIEAFFVLCEKLQPYHCTVQQDQATVTAIEVKEAAGSSTSLATKCSGDPQKKLDGAVTFSRFAEKHRRLLNAFIRQNPALLEKSLSMILKARRLIDFDNKKAYFRSRIRQQHEHHLTGPLRISVRRAYVLEDSYNQLRMRPSQDLKGRLNVQFQGEEGIDAGGLTREWYQLLSRVIFDKGALLFTTVGNNATFQPNPNSVYQTEHLSYFKFVGRVVAKALFDGQLLDVYFTRSFYKHILGVKVTYHDIEAVDPDYYKNLKWMLENDVSDIPDLTFSMDADEEKHILYEKTEVTDYELKPGGRNIRVTEETKHEYVDLVADHILTNAIRAQITSFLEGFNELVHPELISIFNDKELELLISGLPEIDFEDLKANTEYTGYTAASSVVQWLWEVVNAFSKEDMARLLQFVTGTSKVPLEGFKALQGISGPQRFQIHKAYGAPERLPSAHTCFNQLDLPEYTSKEQLQERLLLAIHEGSEGFGFG